Proteins encoded in a region of the Bacteroidales bacterium WCE2004 genome:
- a CDS encoding Phospholipase_D-nuclease N-terminal: MLSTVIYILGIVAAIWCVLDIFKSNKLEPLYKVLLSIAVLAFSWVGFAVYYFLVRQKL; encoded by the coding sequence ATGTTATCTACAGTCATTTACATCCTGGGTATCGTCGCCGCTATCTGGTGCGTGCTCGACATCTTCAAGTCCAACAAGCTGGAGCCCCTCTACAAGGTCCTCCTCTCCATCGCGGTCCTGGCCTTCAGCTGGGTCGGCTTCGCGGTCTATTATTTCCTGGTCCGCCAAAAACTCTAG
- a CDS encoding regulator of cell morphogenesis and NO signaling: protein MDKFTSNMKVARLVEANYRLLGVLARVGIDGSFGEKTVSEVCISSGLDPDTIILLCEVYTFPSFKPSMELLRRCHVGDILRYMHQSHDYYLNRAISEMEKSITKLLEPCQQKQRDVVWNFFHGYKVEVKNHFGFEEQEVIPYVQGLIIGQTRPGFSIDRFEENHSNIDEKLGDFKNLVMKSLPAVCDNDIRLDLLVRIYALQEDLKCHTYIEDHVLVPMVRLLENPQRFRDRAREQDEEPEQHLELSDREKEILVSVAQGLLNKEIADKHNISINTVITHRKNITRKTGIRTVPGLTVYAILNNLIDINSIE, encoded by the coding sequence ATGGACAAGTTTACGAGCAACATGAAAGTTGCGCGCCTCGTCGAGGCCAACTACCGACTCCTCGGCGTACTCGCGCGCGTTGGCATAGACGGCAGTTTCGGCGAGAAGACGGTCTCCGAAGTCTGTATCTCCTCGGGGCTGGATCCGGACACGATCATCCTCCTCTGCGAAGTGTACACGTTCCCGAGTTTCAAGCCGTCGATGGAGCTGCTGCGCCGCTGCCACGTGGGCGACATCCTCCGCTACATGCACCAGTCGCACGACTACTACCTCAACCGGGCGATTTCCGAGATGGAGAAATCGATCACGAAACTGCTCGAACCCTGCCAGCAGAAGCAGCGGGATGTGGTGTGGAACTTCTTCCATGGCTACAAGGTCGAGGTCAAGAACCACTTCGGCTTCGAAGAGCAGGAGGTCATTCCCTATGTCCAGGGGCTGATTATCGGGCAGACCCGCCCGGGCTTCTCGATCGACCGCTTCGAGGAGAACCACTCCAACATCGACGAGAAGCTGGGCGACTTCAAGAACCTGGTAATGAAGTCGCTGCCCGCCGTCTGCGACAACGACATCCGCCTGGACCTGCTGGTGCGCATCTACGCCCTGCAGGAAGACCTGAAATGCCACACCTACATCGAGGACCACGTCCTGGTGCCGATGGTGCGCCTGCTGGAGAATCCCCAGCGCTTCCGCGACCGCGCGCGCGAGCAGGACGAGGAGCCGGAGCAGCACCTGGAGCTGTCCGACCGCGAGAAAGAGATCCTGGTGAGCGTGGCGCAGGGCCTGCTCAACAAGGAGATCGCCGACAAGCACAACATCTCCATCAACACGGTGATCACGCACCGCAAGAACATCACCCGCAAGACGGGCATCCGCACGGTGCCGGGTCTGACGGTGTATGCCATCCTCAACAACCTGATCGACATCAATTCCATCGAATAA